Within the Maribacter sp. BPC-D8 genome, the region TTTCCTTATCATATGCAAGACCCAACATGAACTGATCGTTCAGCTGAAAACCGAACAGTGCGCTGAGTGCCGCGTCCCATCTGTACGCTGCTCCCAAAGAGAACTTGTCGTTGAACAAAAAGTTCGCACTAAGATCTATCTGTAATGGTGCTCCCTTTACCGCCTTTATTAGTGCAGCAGGTTTAAACTTTACGTTGTTCTTTAGATCGAACACGTAGCCCGTGATCAAATAGAAGTTCATACGCTCTTGTGCGATAAGGCTCGAACTGTTCGTATCCGAATTGTCGAAATGCTCGGTCTGTAAAAAGTTCGGTACCGATAGTCCTGCATAGAATTGATCCGTATGGTAATAGATTCCTGCTCCAAAATTAGGCGAGAATTTATTGTCGATATTCGGCAGGTTCGTCTCCGCACCGTAGTTACGTAGCTTCGTAAAGTCTACGTTGAACAGGTGTCCGCCCGCTTTTAGTCCGAAGGAAAGTTTCCCTTCCTCAGAGGTATTTACCGTGTAACTGAACGCCGCGTCTATATACGTATCCTGGTTCGTACCGTTACCGATCTCATCGTTCACCACCGATAGGCCCAGACCTACATGGTCGGATACCGGAGTGTGGAAGTTCAGTGTCTGCGTAGTCGGTGCGCCATCAAGGCCCACCCATTGCGAACGGTGCAGTGCCGTTATGCTCAACACTCCTCGGGAACCTGCGTACGCAGGGTTCACCGATATCGTATTGTACATGTACTGCGTGTACTGCGCATCTTGCTGGGCATGGCCCATAAAGAGTCCCGCTACGGTAATTATAATGGTTAGAAAATATTTATTCATCGTATCTTATTTTTAAGGGAATTTTTTTATCTGTTGATGTATAGGTAACCGGCTTTATCTAAATTATCTCCGTCACTCGCATATTTAATTACATAGAAATAAACACCTACTGGCAGCTCCGAATCTGTTGAAATAGTTACCCTACCATTGGAAACACCTTGGAAGGTATTTGTAACATTGTCATAACCTGACATTTCATATACAACTACTCCCCAACGGTTGTAAATCTGAACTGTATTGTTCGGGAAGGACTCGATATTTTCTATTCTAAAGAAATCATTGATTCCATCATTATCAGGGGTGATTACTTCGTTGAAAACTGAAATACCTGTCTCTACAACTTCTGCATTACAACCTGCATCTAAACTTGGAACACCGCCTATAGAATCACATGAATCTAACGGATCTGTACCATCCTCAACTTCTTGACCATCCAAAATAGTATCTCCATCGGTATCCGCATTGTTAGCATCTGTACCTATGGCATCTTCTTCAGATAAAGTTAATCCATCTTCATCACAATCGGAGATCAAATAATCACCACCTTGTTCAACGGTAATACTGCCTTCATCAAAATCACAAGGGTCTCCAGGGCTGGTTCCATCTTCAAGTTCTTGCCCGTTGATTACACCGTCACCATCACAATCCGCAACAAGATAATCTCCTGAAAAATCTATTGTAACATTATCAATTACATAATCACATGGATTATTAGGATCTGTACCATCAGCTTCTTCTTGTGTATCAAGAACACCATCACCATCACTATCACCTGTTTCTCTAAAGTCTACTTCTGGTGTTGTAGCATCGTCGTCATTATCCGTACCATCGGCACCAGTATCCAAATCGTTATTTACATCGTTACCAGGGGTATCATCAAAGGCATCATTTAATCCGTCATTATCTGCATCGGCTAAAGGATCTACAATAGTTCCTTGTCCAGCTTCTAAGACATCAGAAATACCATCGTTATCAGAATCATCGTCCAAATAATCAGGAGTTAAATCTGTATCTGTATCCTCAGGTCTTAATCCGTTAGGGTAGTTTGTATCTACACCATTAGAAGAAACAGCATCTGCAGGAGCAACATAACCTGTTGTAGGTTGTGCTTCGACATTATCTGGAATACCATCATCATCGGCATCGATATCTAAATAATCAGCATTACCTGCACCATCTGTATTTGGTGAGGTCGTTCCTTCTGAACTGTCTGCTTGACCGTTATTGTTTGCATCTGCAAACCCAGTATCGTTACTGTCGATAACACCATCATTGTTGGTATCTAAAGCATCGTTACCAGCTTCGTACACATCAAAAATGCCATCATTGTCTCCATCTAAATCAAAGTGATTTGGGATACCGTCACCGTCAAAATCAAAAGCCGGTTCAGTTGTTCCGTTTACATCCCCAATCAATGGATCGTTAGAATCATCATCGGAATGGTTTGGAACACCATCGTTGTCATCATCTGCACTTGGGTCGATTCCATTGGCTTCATCTAAATCTGAGATACCATCGTTATCGTCATCAAGGTCAACCGTATCTGGAATACCATCACCATCATTATCTAGAAAATCTCTAAAATCAACTTCGTTCAAATCAGCATCATCCTCGTTATCCGTTGCAATTGCTCCAGTATCTAAATCATTGTTTACATCTAAACCTGGTGTATCATCAAAGGCATCGTTCAAGCCATCTGCATCAGCATCAGCTAAAGGATCTATGATTGTTCCTTGACCAGCTTCTTCTACATCTGGAGCACCGTCATTATCAGAATCTGCATCCAAGTAATCAGGTACTAAATCGCCATCAGTATCTTCTGGAGTCAAACCAACAGGATAATTGGTATCTAATCCGGTTGCATCAAAAGCATCTGCTGGTACGATATACGCATCAGTAGGTTGTGCTTCTACGTTATCTGGAATACCATCGTCATCTGCATCGATATCTAAGAAGTTAGCTTCACCTGTACCATCGGTATTTGGTGGAGTCGTTCCTTCTGAACTATCTGCTTGACCGTTATCATCAGTATCTGCAAATCCAGTATCAAGACCATCAATAACACCATCATTATTTGTATCAAGGTCACCGTTACCAGCTTCCACAACATCTACGATACCATCATTATCAGCATCGATATCAAAGTGATTTGGAATACCATCACCATCAAAATCAAACGCCGGCTCTGTTGTTCCGTTTACATTACCTACTAATGGATCGTTAGGATCATCATCAGAATGGTTTGGAACACCATCGTTATCATCATCGCCACTTGGGTCGATTCCGTTAGCCTCATCTAAATCTGAGATGCCATCGTTATCGTCATCAAGATCTACCGTATCTGGAATACCATCTTGATCGAAATCAAGGACATCTCTAAAGTCAACCTCAGCCATATCTGCATCATCTTCGTTATCTGTTGCAATTGCACCAGTATCCAAATCATTATTGACATCGTTACCTGGGGTATCATCAAAGACATCGTTAAGTCCATCTGCATCAGCATCGGCTAAAGGATCCACGAGAGTACCTTGACCAGCTTCCAGCATATCTGAAATACCATCGTTATCAGAATCAGCATCCAAATAATCAGGAGTAAGATCTGTATCTGTATCCTCAGGTCTTAATCCGTTAGGGTAGTTTGTATCTACACCGTTAACATCAAAAGTATTTGCAGGAACAATATACCCAGCAGTTGTTTGTGCTTCTACATTATCAGGAATACCATCATCATCGGCATCGATATCTAAGAAATCTGCATTACCTGTAGTATCTGTATTGATAGGTGAAGTAGTTTCTGAACTATCAGCTTGACCATCGTTATCATTATCTTCAAAACCAGTATCAAGACCATCAATAACACCATCATTATTCGTATCTAAAGCATCATTACCAGCTTCGTACACATCATAGATTCCGTCATTATCAGCATCAATATCAAAGTGATTTGGAATACCATCACCATCAAAATCAAACGCTGGTTCTGTTGTACCATTTACATCACCTACTAATGGATCGTTAGGATCATCATCTGAATGGTTTGGAACACCATCATTGTCATCATCGCCACTTGGGTCGATTCCGTTAGCTTCATCTAAATCTGAGATACCATCGTTATCGTCATCAAGATCTACCGTATCTGGAATACCATCTTGATCGAAATCAAGTACTGATCTAAAATCTACCTCAGCCACATCTGTATCATCTTCGTTATCTGTTGCAATTGCACCAGTATCTAAATCATTATTGACATCGTTACCTGGGGTGTCATCGAAAGCATCGTTTAATCCGTCATTATCCGCATCGGCTAAAGGATCTACAAGAGTTCCTTGTCCAGCTTCTAAGACATCACTAATACCATCGTTATCAGAATCGTCGTCCAAATAATCAGGAGTTAAATCTGTATCTGTATCCTCAGGTCTTAATCCGTTAGGGTAGTTTGTATCTACACCGTTAACATCAAAAGTATTTGCAGGAACCACATAACCAGTTGTTGGTTGTGCCTCTACGTTATCTGGAATACCATCGTCGTCTGCATCAATATCCAAGAAATCTGCATTACCTGCACCATCTGTATTTGGTGGAGTCGTTCCTTCAGAACTATCTGCTTGACCGTTATTGTTTGCATCTGCAAACCCAGTATCGTTACTGTCAATTACACCATCATTATTAGTATCTAAAGCATCATTACCCGCTTCGTACACATCATAGATTCCGTCATTATCAGCATCGATATCAAAGTGATTTGGAATACCATCACCATCAAAATCAAATGCTGGTTCTGTTGTTCCGTTTACATTACCTACTAATGGATCGTTAGGATCATCATCAGAATGGTTTGGAACACCATCATTATCATCATCGCCACTTGGGTCGATTCCGTTAGCCTCATCTAAATCTGAAATACCATCGTTGTCGTCATCTAAATCTATAGTATCAATTACCAAATCTCCATCACTGTCGAGTGGAGGTTCAAAGCCAGTTGCGGTAACTATAGCACCTAAACCACCGTAAATATCTGCCCCTGTAGTTGTTGTTTGCGGAAAAGTTGTTGGATCTAATAAATCATGCAGACCACTATCTACGTCATCGCCAAAGAATGAAATACCGTAAAATGTTTGACCGGCACCGATACCCAAGTCGGCAAAGGTAATTATAGTAATTCCGGTTCGTTCATCGGCACCACCAACAAAGATTGGTTCATTATCGCTATTGGTATCTTCTAAAAATGAACTTTGTCTAACAGGGTTGAAGGTATCGTCAGTAGGTTCACCGTAAGAGGAGGGTTGTTGAATAGTGACCAAACTACCATATGAGGTAGGCACCCCAGCCGCATCAATACTTAGTATCGCAGCTGCTTTATAGGTGTTATTCCCATTTTTTTCAGAAGCTAAAAATCCATTTAAGGACAGATCAGCGGCGTCATTTATAGTTAAATCAGGAAAGACAACATCAATACGCTCAATATTCTGTGGTCCTTCATCACCTGTATTAGTTCCTCTATTTCTAAATACATCAAGCGCACCTCTATTTATCACCAGTGACCTTAGAATTTCTTCCAAATCAATATTGCCTGGTGTACCGGGCAAACTAGCTTCAAATTCAAAATTTGAAGCCCCTGTTCTCTCAAAGAATACACTGGCCTTGCTACCGACAACACTAACAGCCTCGGTATTAGAGGCAATATCAACACGATTAAAAACATAAAATTGACTTGAAAATGGTATGGTAAAAGTGCTACCTAGATATTGAACCGTTTCAATTTCAATGTTATCTCCTTGACCAAAACTGTAAATATCAGTACCTATAGTATAGGTATCTTGATCAGTTGCCGGTGTTGAACTGATAGTCCAACTATCAACGGGGTTTTGACCCCAAGCAAGTTGCGTACTTTGGAAAACAAGTACTACAAAAAGTACCCAATTAAAATAGGGCTTAAGATTTGTCATAGAATTATGGTTTAAATTAAATACCCAACCTAAGTTTAGCCTTAGACTAAGGAAAGCAATGGGTTTTTCTTTTAAGAATTTTGATAAATTCTTCATTGTTCGCATTTTTTTAATTATCCAATTTTACCCGTTTCGTTATAAGGTAAAATCTTTTAATACTCTAATTAAATAGTGACTTACCGGAGGTTAAACTCCAGAAGTTTATTTGATTTTATGTTTTAGGACTATCCAAAGAACTTTTAATTAGAATGTTAATTTCAAATTTGGTTTCTATTTGGTTAAATACCTGGAATATGTTATTTAAGATTGCAAAATGTACCTTTTCGTATAGAAAATAGTGATAAGCACTTTTTTAAATAGTTCATTGTTTTGTTGAATTAAAATCCATTCCTTTATTGTTTAGAAACACTTTTAATGAAAAAGTTACATTTTTTCATTAAAAGTGTTTATTGGCTGTTTAAGAAATAAAAACACGGCTTACGTATAATGTAATCCTAATACTACGCTATGTTTATTCTAATTACAAAGCTACTTTAGAGTTTAAAATGGCTTTTAGTTTTTGTTGTGAAATAACTTATTCTGTAGGTGAAATAACATATTCTGTAGGTGAAAAATTAAGATTAAATGGTACTTAAGCGATAAACTCAATAAATTCAATACTTTACAGAGATAATTACAAATCAAGTTCCCCTAAAACTATAATTTGCTTAAAATTCATTGAAAATAGGTATGCTACAGCTATAAATCAGACATCGTTAACAAAATCTTAAATCTTGTTAGCAAGTGTTAAATTCAGGCGCACTTTAAATTGGTCAACCAGTTTTTTTACAAAAAATAAATTGGTGCTATTGTAAAATCATTAATTCTTCTTCCTACAAAAAAAAACATATGAATATCTTAACGTCGGTTCTGAAACTTATCTAAATTTCAACTGCCCTATTCTTCAATTTACACCATACCAAATCTGTTAAAAACATAGATTTAAAAGGAACTTATTTTCTAACTTCCTAAATATTGCTGAACTTTAGATTAGAAATGTAATTGGTATGACAACAGCAGAGGATAAACTAAAAGAACGCGTAAAAGAACTTACGTGCCTATATGAGGTTACTTCTATTATAGTGAATTCTGATTATGACCAATTAGAAGCCTCTCTAGAAGCTATTGCTTATTGTCTTAAAAGAGCATGGCAGTTTGAAAACGTTACCGAAGTTTTTTTAAAAACAGGCGAATTTCAAGTACAAACAGAAGATTTTAAACACGATATGGTCACCTTAGTATCTAAAATTAAAGTATTTAATAAAGTAGAAGGTGAAGTACTGGTCGGCTACCCTTCAAACAAATATACATTTGACGATTTTTTGGTTGAAGAACAGACCTTATTGAATAATGTAGCCTTAGATATTGGTAACCTTATCGAACGTAAACAGATTCGTGATAGTGAAGCCATTACCAGAAGACAAATGGAACGTACAGATCGTTTACATATTCTAGGTGAAATTACCGCTGGCATTGCCCATGAGTTGAACACTCCACTAGCTAACATACTGGGTTTTGCCGAATTATTGACAGATAAAATCACTGATAAAGAAGCTGTTAGAGACCTCGAAAAAATAATGGACAGTGCCATTTTTAGTCGAGAAATTGTAAAAAAACTCATGTTCTTCGCTTGTGAAATGCCACAAGAAATGAAAAACGTAAAGCTGATACCAATAGTAATCAGTGTTATAAAACTTCTTGAGCCTTCTTTACGCGCTAAGAATCTAAAATTGACCAAAGCTTTTGATTCGACAGATATTAAACTAAAGGCAGACACGGTTCAATTGACTCAGGTATTGTTCAACTTAATTATGAATGCCATTTACTATTCTCCCGAGGGCAGCACTATTACCGTGCATATATTAGAAACCGAGAGTCACATAAGTATTGAAATTTCTGATGAAGGTAAAGGCATACCAAACGAATTAGAAGACAAGGTGTTTGAACCTTTTTTTACTACCAAACCCATAGGTGAAGGTTCTGGCTTAGGTTTAAGTGTTGTTCACGGAATTATTACCAGCCACAAAGGTAAAATTGAGCACAAAAGTAATACACCGAAAGGAACTATATTTACCGTTGATTTTCCTAAATTGTAATTGATGGATTTGCGCAAAGAGAACATTCTTATTGTTGATGATGATATTGATATTTTAGAGCTTTTACAAAGGCATCTACAATCAATGGACTATCATACCTATAAAGCAGTTTCTGTAAAAGAAGCGTTGTTTATACTAAAGGATACGTTTATTGACCTGCTCATTACCGATATACAAATGCCCGAAATAGACGGACTCCAGTTATTGAAGTTCGCCAATGAGCATTATCCTGAGATTCCGAAATTAGTGGTTACCGGTTACCCATCTGTCGAAGGAACTTTAGAAGTTATAAAATCTGGAGGTACAGACTATTTAACCAAACCCTTCACTAAAGCAGAATTAAAAGAAGCTGTTGAAAAGGCACTTAAGCAAAATACATCTCGTAAAAAAGCAAAAAGCGCCCAAGTAAATTCTAATGCGAATACGTATTCAGATATGGTAGGTGCATCTGAGGCATTTAAAAAGGTTACCAATATTATTGACCGCGTAAAAGATAATAAGGCTACAGTAATAGTTACAGGTGAAAGCGGTACGGGTAAAGAGTTAGTTGCGAGGGCTATTCACTATTCAGGCAAGTTTTCTAGAGAGCCGTTCATTGCCGTTAACTGCGCAGCAATACCAGAAAATCTTCAAGAAGCAGAGCTTTTCGGGTACCTGAAAGGAGCCTTTACAGGAGCAAATGAAAATAGAAATGGTTTCTTTCAAGCTGCAAAAGGTGGTACCTTGTTTTTAGATGAAATTGGTACAGCATCATTAGCAGTACAGACCAAATTACTACGCGCACTTCAAGAAAAAGAAATTACTAGAGTTGGCTCACAAAAAGTAGAAAAAGTAGATATTCGAATTATTGCGGCCACCAATGCCAATTTACGGGAAGAAATTAAGAACAATACTTTTAGAGAAGATCTGTATTACCGATTAACTGTAGTAGAAATTAATGTACCTCCCCTACGCGAACGTAAATCTGACATTGCGCTTTTAACCGATAAGTTTCTTCGTAAATACGGAATAGAATTTAAAGATAGATTGTTACGTATTTCTCCGGAAGCATTACAAATTCTTCAACGCTACAACTGGCCCGGCAACATTAGAGAACTTGAAAATATTATTCAAAGAGCTGTTATCATGTCCGATGGTATTGTCGACGTCAAAGACCTGCCAGATTTTTTAAAGTATCAAATTGATTTTTCTGATAATGAGCTGCGTCCGCTTCG harbors:
- a CDS encoding type IX secretion system membrane protein PorP/SprF, with translation MNKYFLTIIITVAGLFMGHAQQDAQYTQYMYNTISVNPAYAGSRGVLSITALHRSQWVGLDGAPTTQTLNFHTPVSDHVGLGLSVVNDEIGNGTNQDTYIDAAFSYTVNTSEEGKLSFGLKAGGHLFNVDFTKLRNYGAETNLPNIDNKFSPNFGAGIYYHTDQFYAGLSVPNFLQTEHFDNSDTNSSSLIAQERMNFYLITGYVFDLKNNVKFKPAALIKAVKGAPLQIDLSANFLFNDKFSLGAAYRWDAALSALFGFQLNDQFMLGLAYDKETTDLGATRFNDGSFEIMLRYEFLNKYKRVITPRFF
- a CDS encoding gliding motility-associated C-terminal domain-containing protein — protein: MKNLSKFLKEKPIAFLSLRLNLGWVFNLNHNSMTNLKPYFNWVLFVVLVFQSTQLAWGQNPVDSWTISSTPATDQDTYTIGTDIYSFGQGDNIEIETVQYLGSTFTIPFSSQFYVFNRVDIASNTEAVSVVGSKASVFFERTGASNFEFEASLPGTPGNIDLEEILRSLVINRGALDVFRNRGTNTGDEGPQNIERIDVVFPDLTINDAADLSLNGFLASEKNGNNTYKAAAILSIDAAGVPTSYGSLVTIQQPSSYGEPTDDTFNPVRQSSFLEDTNSDNEPIFVGGADERTGITIITFADLGIGAGQTFYGISFFGDDVDSGLHDLLDPTTFPQTTTTGADIYGGLGAIVTATGFEPPLDSDGDLVIDTIDLDDDNDGISDLDEANGIDPSGDDDNDGVPNHSDDDPNDPLVGNVNGTTEPAFDFDGDGIPNHFDIDADNDGIYDVYEAGNDALDTNNDGVIDSNDTGFADANNNGQADSSEGTTPPNTDGAGNADFLDIDADDDGIPDNVEAQPTTGYVVPANTFDVNGVDTNYPNGLRPEDTDTDLTPDYLDDDSDNDGISDVLEAGQGTLVDPLADADNDGLNDAFDDTPGNDVNNDLDTGAIATDNEDDTDVAEVDFRSVLDFDQDGIPDTVDLDDDNDGISDLDEANGIDPSGDDDNDGVPNHSDDDPNDPLVGDVNGTTEPAFDFDGDGIPNHFDIDADNDGIYDVYEAGNDALDTNNDGVIDGLDTGFEDNDNDGQADSSETTSPINTDTTGNADFLDIDADDDGIPDNVEAQTTAGYIVPANTFDVNGVDTNYPNGLRPEDTDTDLTPDYLDADSDNDGISDMLEAGQGTLVDPLADADADGLNDVFDDTPGNDVNNDLDTGAIATDNEDDADMAEVDFRDVLDFDQDGIPDTVDLDDDNDGISDLDEANGIDPSGDDDNDGVPNHSDDDPNDPLVGNVNGTTEPAFDFDGDGIPNHFDIDADNDGIVDVVEAGNGDLDTNNDGVIDGLDTGFADTDDNGQADSSEGTTPPNTDGTGEANFLDIDADDDGIPDNVEAQPTDAYIVPADAFDATGLDTNYPVGLTPEDTDGDLVPDYLDADSDNDGAPDVEEAGQGTIIDPLADADADGLNDAFDDTPGLDVNNDLDTGAIATDNEDDADLNEVDFRDFLDNDGDGIPDTVDLDDDNDGISDLDEANGIDPSADDDNDGVPNHSDDDSNDPLIGDVNGTTEPAFDFDGDGIPNHFDLDGDNDGIFDVYEAGNDALDTNNDGVIDSNDTGFADANNNGQADSSEGTTSPNTDGAGNADYLDIDADDDGIPDNVEAQPTTGYVAPADAVSSNGVDTNYPNGLRPEDTDTDLTPDYLDDDSDNDGISDVLEAGQGTIVDPLADADNDGLNDAFDDTPGNDVNNDLDTGADGTDNDDDATTPEVDFRETGDSDGDGVLDTQEEADGTDPNNPCDYVIDNVTIDFSGDYLVADCDGDGVINGQELEDGTSPGDPCDFDEGSITVEQGGDYLISDCDEDGLTLSEEDAIGTDANNADTDGDTILDGQEVEDGTDPLDSCDSIGGVPSLDAGCNAEVVETGISVFNEVITPDNDGINDFFRIENIESFPNNTVQIYNRWGVVVYEMSGYDNVTNTFQGVSNGRVTISTDSELPVGVYFYVIKYASDGDNLDKAGYLYINR
- a CDS encoding sensor histidine kinase, with the translated sequence MTTAEDKLKERVKELTCLYEVTSIIVNSDYDQLEASLEAIAYCLKRAWQFENVTEVFLKTGEFQVQTEDFKHDMVTLVSKIKVFNKVEGEVLVGYPSNKYTFDDFLVEEQTLLNNVALDIGNLIERKQIRDSEAITRRQMERTDRLHILGEITAGIAHELNTPLANILGFAELLTDKITDKEAVRDLEKIMDSAIFSREIVKKLMFFACEMPQEMKNVKLIPIVISVIKLLEPSLRAKNLKLTKAFDSTDIKLKADTVQLTQVLFNLIMNAIYYSPEGSTITVHILETESHISIEISDEGKGIPNELEDKVFEPFFTTKPIGEGSGLGLSVVHGIITSHKGKIEHKSNTPKGTIFTVDFPKL
- a CDS encoding sigma-54-dependent transcriptional regulator, which translates into the protein MDLRKENILIVDDDIDILELLQRHLQSMDYHTYKAVSVKEALFILKDTFIDLLITDIQMPEIDGLQLLKFANEHYPEIPKLVVTGYPSVEGTLEVIKSGGTDYLTKPFTKAELKEAVEKALKQNTSRKKAKSAQVNSNANTYSDMVGASEAFKKVTNIIDRVKDNKATVIVTGESGTGKELVARAIHYSGKFSREPFIAVNCAAIPENLQEAELFGYLKGAFTGANENRNGFFQAAKGGTLFLDEIGTASLAVQTKLLRALQEKEITRVGSQKVEKVDIRIIAATNANLREEIKNNTFREDLYYRLTVVEINVPPLRERKSDIALLTDKFLRKYGIEFKDRLLRISPEALQILQRYNWPGNIRELENIIQRAVIMSDGIVDVKDLPDFLKYQIDFSDNELRPLRDIEREYVQRVLNHTDGNKTKAAEILQIDRKTLREKLK